Below is a genomic region from Flavobacterium ginsengisoli.
GGATGTTCCTCCGCACCCGCATATCGGACTTTCAACACTTACTTTTTTATTTGAAGGAAGCATTATGCACCGCGATAGTTTAGGAACCGAATTAGAAATAAAGCCAGGCGCTGTAAACTGGATGACAGCCGGAAAAGGAATTGTTCACTCAGAAAGAACTCCAGAATATTTAAGACATTCAGATAAAATGCTTCACGGTTTGCAGATTTGGGTTGCTCTTCCTAAAGAATTAGAGCAAATGGAACCTAATTTTACACACGTTGAAGCAGATAATATTCCTGCTTGGGAAGAAAATGGAGTTTCGTTCAAATTGATTGCTGGTGAAGCTTTTGGAAAAAAATCTCCAGTTCCTGTTTATAGTCCATTATACTTTATTGAAATTAAAAGCAAAGAGGCTCAAAAAATTAATATCGGAAAAGATTTGTTTGGCGAAAGCGGTTTATATATTTTGGAAGGAAGCATCAAAAATGGCGAACATACATACGATCCAAGACAAATTTTAATTACAACTGAAGCCTCTCTTTGCGAGTTCGAAATTGTCGCAAACTCTACAGTTTATATTTTTGGAGGAGAGCCATTTCCTGAAGAACATTTCATCTTTTGGAACTTTGTTTCTTCTGATAAAAACCTCATCGAAAAAGCAAAAATTGACTGGACAAACCAGACTTTTCCAAAAGTTCCTGGAGAAACCGAATTTGTACCATTGCCTGAACCAAGAATTAGATAATTATGAATACAATAGCAGCAAAAATAGATACGCGTTTGTATCGCACCGAAATAACATCTTCCAGTGGAAATGTAGTAATTGCAGATGAACCACAGGAAATGGGTGGGAAAAATTTAGGATTCAGTCCGTCAGAACTTTTAGCTTCGTCATTAGCCTCTTGCACACTGATTACATTAAGAATGTACATCAATAGAAAGCAATGGAATGTTGAAGAAATCAATATAAAAGTCGATTTTGAAAGAGATTCAGAACAAAACGTATCTCTTTTTACCCGAAAAATAGAAATCGTTGGCGAAGTTGACGAAAAACAAAGGCAGCGCCTAGAAACGATTGCAAATAGCTGTCCGATTCATAAAACATTAACACATTCAATCGAAATCAAAACCACATTATTTTAATCATCATGGAAATTCAACAAATAAACGATACAAGAAGAGGCTATTTTGAAGCTGTAGAAGACGGAAAAGAAGCTGGAAAAATGACTTATACTTGGGCAGGAGACTCTAAATTTATTATTGACCATACAGAAGTAAGTCCAGATTTTAATGGAAAAGGTGTTGGCAAAAAATTAGTTATGGCAGCCGTAGATTATGCCAGAGCAAATAATGTAAAAATTATTCCTCTTTGTCCTTTCGCAAAAAGCGTTTTTGATAAGGTTCCTGAAATACATGATGTACTTTTTTCTTAAAAGGTTCTAAGTTTTTTTAACCGCAAAGCGCGCAAAGAATAACGCAAAGTTCGCAAAGTTTTTAGACAAAGCTTTGCGAACTTTGCGTTTATACTAAGTCAAGTAAATAACAAAACCTTGCGCTCTTTGCGGTAAAAATTCAAGATAACGAAATTCGATTTTCAAATTTCTCCGAAAACTCGTATATTTGCGCGTAATTTAATCTTAGAGTATGACAAGAATAATTACGCTTTTCTGTATTTTTATAGCACAAATCGGCTTTTCTCAATCGGCTGAGAGTTATTTAGAAAAAATCAGAAATAATGAAGCTCTCTTAACAGCTTTTTTTCAACAAATGCCTAAAGGAGGCGATTTACATCATCATTTTTCAGGATCAATTTATGCAGAACCGCTTTTAGAAAGAGCTATTGCTGAAGACTTTTATTTGAATCTAGAAACCATGGCAGTTTCTAAAACCAAACCTGAAAAAGGAAATTGGGAAAACTTTTCATCTCTTAAAAGCAAAGGAAAATTAGATTACTATCAGCAACAAGTTATGCAAACTTGGTCTATTAAAGATTACAATGGCTCCGTTCCTTCTGATGATCAATTCTTTGATTCTTTTATGAAATTTGAACCAACGATTGCAGGTCATTTTGCAGAAGGAATGCTTGAATTAAAAAAGCGTGCGATTGCAGAAAATGTGCTTTATATTGAAACACAATTATCGACAATTCCGTGCGATATGAATGTTTCAGATCTAACCGGTTTCAATTCAAAATTACGCCAAGCCGCAGAACAGAAAGATGAAAAAGCTGTTATGAAACTTTTAGATGAATTGTATAAATCATTTCAGAAAAAAGATGCTAAAAAATATGCTTTAGATTTCAATAATAATTTCATTGCAAAACTGCATAAAGACTTAAAAATAGATGACGATAAATTTACGATGCGTTATCAAAACTTTGTGCTTCGTTTTATGGATCCTGTTGATTTATTTAAAAACCTGACAATAGCTTTTATCTCTGCAAACGAAAGTAAATTGGTTGCTGGCGTAAACATTGTTTCTCCAGAGCATGGAGAAAATTCTATGAAAGATTACTGGCTTCATATGGTAATGTTTAAATATTGCCACTCTAAATTTTCAGACGTAAAATATACGCTTCATGCAGGTGAATTGACTTTAGGTTTAGTCCAGCCGGAAGAATTGACTTGGCATATTAATGACGCGATCTATGTTGCGGGAGCAAACAGAATTGGTCACGGAGTTGATATTGCGTATGAGGCAAATTCATATGATTTATTAAAATATATGTCGAAAAACAACATTCCGATTGAGATCAATTTAGCAAGCAACGAATTCATTTTGAAAGTAAAAGAAAACAGACATCCGTTTACGCTTTACAAAGAATTTAATGTGCCAATTGTGATCAGTACAGACGACGCCGAATTCTAAGAAGCAGTATGACAGAACAGTATGTTTTACTGGCAAAAAGATATCCCGACGTAAATTATGAAACGATTAAAAAATACGTTTACAATAGCATCAATTACAGTTTCATTCAAGATCCTTCAGTAAAAAAACAATTACTGAAAGATTTAGATACTCGTTTTAAAACTTTTGAGGCGAATTTTTCTAAAAACTAATCTTAAATCTATGTAAAAATTTCACGCAGATTTTAAACCGATTTAGGTTGATTTAATAAAGTTTTTTTTTAAAACAAAATACTAAAAATAAAATCCGTTTAATCTGCAAAATCTGCGAGAGTATAATTTTTCCCGCAGATTTGGCAGATCCAGCAGATAAAATTTATTTAAATTATGATTCTAGAAGCGAGCATTTCTATACGTAAAACCAAACTTAGCAAATCAATTTGAAGCTGATTTTACTAAAGCAAGCCAATACATTTCATCAATCGATGGTTATTTAGGACATAGATTAGAGAAATGTCTCGAAGTCGAAAATAAATATCTTTTACTGGTCGATTGGAATACATTAGAAGATCACACAGTAGGTTTTAGAACTTCTGAAGCGTATCAGGAATGGAAAAAGATTTTACATCATTATTACGAACCTTTTCCAATTGTAGAACATTTTGAAACGGTTTTTGAAAACAAAAAATAAAGTTTTCATTTTGCCACAGATTAAAAGGATTAAAAAGATTTGTTTAAATTTAAAATAATCTAATCTGTGTTAATCCTTTTAATCTGTGGCAAAAAAAATAAATTCGTGCGAATTAGTGTAATTCGTTGCAAAAAACTTAACCAATGAATATCAAACTTATAGCAATAGGCAAAACAGATAATAAATCGCTTCAGACTTTGATAGACGATTACACCAAACGCTTGTCATTTTACATCAAATTTGATCTGGAAATAATTCCCGATATCAAAAACGTCAAAAACTTATCTGAAAGCCAGCAGAAAGAAAAAGAAGGCGAATTAATTCTGTCTAAACTTTCAGCAACAGATCAATTGATTTTGTTGGATGAAAACGGAAAAACATTCTCAAGTGTTGGTTTTTCTGAAGAATTACAGAAGAAAATGAATTCTGGAGTTAAAACTTTAGTTTTTGTAATTGGTGGTCCTTACGGATTTTCTGAAACCGTTTATAAAAAAGCACAAGGAAAAGTTTCTCTTTCGCTAATGACTTTTTCGCATCAAATGGTTCGTTTATTTTTCATAGAACAATTATATCGCGGATTTACGATTTTACGCAATGAACCTTATCATCATCAATAGATTCTTTAAAGGGGCAAAGATTCAAAGAAACAAAGGTTCAAAGTTTTTTAAGTTTTAAAAAATGTACTCTACTGGGAGTTTATCAAGGTTATATGTCACCTCTTTTTGCAGTAGAATTTTATACTGGATATACTCTTCGTAACTCATATTCTTGTCGAATAAAAACACTAAATCTGGTACTCTTTCAAACTTTATACTGTAAAATTGCTTTAGTATTTCTGAGATTTTTATTTCCTGATTAGCCATAAAAACCTGTTGTTTCCCTTTTTTAAAGTAAACTACAAAACTTCCTTGAGCAGGTCTTTCCATTTTATAAAACACTTTCGTGAAAGGAAGAAAAGCTAAATTCTTCCCTATAGAATCTGCATAAGAATAATAGTTTTCAGATTCTTCGTTTTGATGCATTTTCTCATTACGCTTTTTTTCCTGCATTTTAATTACTTCTGGGATTACCTTTTTTAATGGCAAGCGTTTGTCAATATTGAAAATCCAATTGGTTGAAATTATGGCACTTTTTCTATTCAAATCGGCTATTGTATCTTTTCCCTCAACTTTAAAAAAGAGGTAAATTGGCGAATGATCTTGTACGTCTTTTACAATTGAAACATTTGATTTTGGTAATAAAACGTCTTCTTTTTTTCCGCAGGAGAAAAGTAGGAAAGCTATAATTAGGGTAAAGTATTTCATATTTTTAAAATTCATTTTACACAAAGTTTGTCATTTCGACGAAGGAGAAATCTTCGCAAGTAACTCCCCAATGAGAATCCATTCTTTGTCGATCTAGCAACGAAGATTTCTCCTTCGTCGAAATGACAAAACTGTCAATTTATAAACTCATTTTACCAAACAAAGTAACACATTCCATCGCTTCTTTCACATCATGAACTCTCAAAATTTTTGCTCCTTTTGTCAAAGCAATCGTATTCAAGAAAGTAGTTCCGTTTAAAGCTTCTTGGGGTGTAATGTCAAGTGTTTTATAAATCATTGATTTTCTAGAAATTCCAGCTAAAACGGGTAATTCCAAAAGCTTAAAAAGTTCCATTTTCTGCATTACTTCATAATTCTGATCGGTTGTTTTAGCAAAACCGAAACCAGGATCTAAAATCAAATCGTTGATTCCTAAACTTCTTGCTTTTTTCACTTTTTCAGAAAAATAAAAAAGCATTTCTTTTATAATATCATCGTACTGCGTCAAACTTTGCATCGTCTGCGGATTGCCTCGCATGTGCATCATAATGTACGGAACATTATAATGCGCAATTACATCAAACATTTTTTCGTCTAGTTCTCCAGCCGCAATATCGTTTATAATTGCCGCGCCACTTTCTATGCTCGCTTTAGCAATCTCAGCTCTAAAAGTATCGATTGACAATAAAGTTTCTGGAAAGTGTTTTAAAATCAATTCTATGGCTGGCACAATTCGGTCAATTTCTTCTTGTTCGGTTACAAACTCAGCACTTGGTTTACTAGAATATGCTCCAATGTCAATAAAAGTGGCTCCTTCTGAAAGCATTTTATCAACTCTCGAAATAATTTCGTCTTCGTTTTTATATTTTCCGCCATCAAAGAAAGAATTTGGAGTAACATTTAAAATTCCCATTACTTTTGGAATTTCCAAATCAATCAAACGGCCTTTACAATTAATTGTCATTTGTTCTGTTATTTTTTATTTCAGGTTTCAAGTCCTAGAACTTACACAATCCAAGTCAACTTTAAACCTGAAACTTGAAACATTATATTTTAGTTTCAACTTCGTAGCATTAACACTTTGTTAAGAAAAAACTTGGAACAAAGAAAACCTTAAACTTGAAACTCTTAAAAAATTATGCTTATTTTTGAAGAAATTTTAGCAAATATACAGCATATAAATGAAGAATACTTCCCAAGAGTTTGATAATGTTATCGCGGTTTGCCGAACATTGTACATCAATAAAATGAAAGATTACGGTAGTGCGTGGAGAATTTTAAGATTGCCATCGCTAACTGACCAGATTTTCATAAAAGCACAACGAATTAGAAGTTTGCAAGAGAACGATGTTCGCAAAGTTGACGAAGACGAAAAAGGAGAATTTATCGGAATAATCAATTATTCGATCATGGCTTTGATTCAGTTAGAACTTGGCGTCGCAGATCAACCTGATCTTGACGTTGAAAAAGCAACTGAATTATACGATGCTAAAGTAAAATTGACTAAAGATTTAATGGAAGCTAAAAATCATGATTACGGCGAAGCTTGGCGCGATATGCGTGTAAGTTCTTTAACTGACCTAATTTTGCAAAAAATTCTTCGCGTTAAACAAATTGAAGATAATAAAGGAAAAACTTTGGTATCTGAAGGTATCGATGCCAATTATCAGGATATGATTAATTATTCTGTCTTTGCTTTAATTCTAAACCCTATAAACAAATAAAATTTCAAAAAATAAAATCCCAAATTCCAACTTTAAAATTGGAGTTTAGGATTTAGAAATTTGGAATTTAAACCCTAAATATTTGCCATGAAAAACATCATTACCCAATTCTCCCGATTATTTGTCGGCGTCTTATTTATTATTTCTGGATTAATAAAACTGAACGATCCTGTTGGTTTCTCTTATAAACTGGCAGAATACTTTAGTGAACCTGTTTTTAATATGCCTTTTTTAGAGCCGTTAGCTTTAGGATTAGCAATTTTCTTAGTTATTCTAGAAGTAGTTTTGGGTGTAATGCTTTTGGTTGGCTACAAATCAAAACTAACAATTTGGGCTTTATTATTATTAATCGTTTTCTTTACATTCCTTACTTTCTATTCTGCTTATTTTGATGTAGTAAAAGATTGTGGATGCTTTGGAGATGCTTTACACTTAACACCTTGGCAGTCATTTACAAAAGATGTTGTTTTACTTTTCTTTATCTTGATTTTATTCATTAATAAAAAACTGGTAAAACCTTTATTTTCAAAATTGGTTACCAATATTATTACTTTAATCAGCATTATTTTATGCGTATTTATGGCTGTTTGGGTTTTAAATCATAATCCTATCAAAGATTTCCGTCCTTACAAAGTGGGAACAAACATCGAGAAAGGAATGGAAATTCCTGAAGGTGCTCCAAAATCGGTTGTAGAAATGATTTTTATCTACAAAGTAAATGGTGTCGATAAAGAATTTACAGAGAAAGATTTAATGAATATTCCAGAAGGAGCGGTATTTGTTGATCGTAAAGACAAAGTAATTACCGAAGGCTACATTCCTCCTATTCATGATTTCACCATGACTAAAGATGATTCTGATTATAAAGAAGAATTATTAAAAGAGCCAAAATTATTGATCTATGTAACTTATGATTTGAATTTATCGAATCCTGACGGAATGAAAAAGTTAGCAAAAGTTACTGCAGATGCAAAAGCAAAAGGTTATAAAGTAATCGGAATGACTGCTTCTGGAGCTGATGAAATAGCTAAAGCTAAAAAAGATTATGCTTTAGATATTGATTTTTATTTCTGCGATGGAACAGCTCTAAAAACTGTTGAAAGAGCAAATCCAAGTATTGTAGTTTTACATAAAGGAACTATCGTTCAAAAAGTACACTACAACGACGTTGATGATTTAAAATTATCTGATGTAGCTTACGGTATTTAAAATACCAACTAAAATAATTTATTAAACGCCAATTTCCTTTTCAAGGTTTTGGCGTTTTTTTTCATTTATAAAATCCTTTCAGTAGAATGTTTAAAAATCATATTGACATAAAGTTAAAGCACAAAAAATTCATTAAAGAAGTATGCGAAACAGAAATTGTATTCGCATTAAAAAGCAAAAACGGATTCGCTACTTCTTACTCTAATGAATTTGAAGACGAAGATGGAGAACCAATAGGAATCATTTGCTTTTGGTCAAAAGAAATTATGGCAAAAATATGTGCAAAAAACGAATGGGACGATTATCATCCTGCAAAGCAATTAATCTATCTGATTTTCTTGAGAATTGGTGTATTGGCATGCATAACGATGGATTGCTGGTTGGAACAAACTTTGATCAACACCTTTTTGGCTATGAAAGTGAGGGCTATAATTTGATTCTAGAAATAATAACAGAATTAAAAAAGACAAAAAAAGAATTAGATCTTAAAAAATTCGAAAATATAGAAGATTTTGAAAATCAAACGAAGAAAACAATTAGATAGAAGGATATAAATAATTTTAAAAAATAATCCTACATTTGGTCAAACCAAAAACTATTTTTAATCATGAAAAAACTTCTAAAGATTTCAGTTTTACTAGTCCTAATTTTTACTACAGGATGCGATTCACCTCAAATAAATTGTGAAACTGGACCTGTAATTTATACTTTCGAATTTGTTGATAAAGATTCTGGAGCAAATTTGTTTGACAATGGTACTTTTCCTCCACAAACGCCTGTGACAGTAACCGATTTAAATCAAAATAAGATAATTCAAACCACTTATCTGAAAAGTAACAATTCAGATCGTGCTTTGTTAGTATTAGGATTTGTAGAAGGGACATTTAAGTATGCGGTAAATATTGGAGACAAACCTGCCTTTGAATTATCTGTTGTTACAGAAAGAGTAAAAGGAAGCCAATGCAGTAATATCGTAAAAAAGGCAACTGAAATTAAAAATGCTGAATATCAAGAAGAAAAAACAACTGGAATTTATAAAATTCTCAT
It encodes:
- a CDS encoding OsmC family protein, with amino-acid sequence MNTIAAKIDTRLYRTEITSSSGNVVIADEPQEMGGKNLGFSPSELLASSLASCTLITLRMYINRKQWNVEEINIKVDFERDSEQNVSLFTRKIEIVGEVDEKQRQRLETIANSCPIHKTLTHSIEIKTTLF
- a CDS encoding BT_3928 family protein, with the translated sequence MKNIITQFSRLFVGVLFIISGLIKLNDPVGFSYKLAEYFSEPVFNMPFLEPLALGLAIFLVILEVVLGVMLLVGYKSKLTIWALLLLIVFFTFLTFYSAYFDVVKDCGCFGDALHLTPWQSFTKDVVLLFFILILFINKKLVKPLFSKLVTNIITLISIILCVFMAVWVLNHNPIKDFRPYKVGTNIEKGMEIPEGAPKSVVEMIFIYKVNGVDKEFTEKDLMNIPEGAVFVDRKDKVITEGYIPPIHDFTMTKDDSDYKEELLKEPKLLIYVTYDLNLSNPDGMKKLAKVTADAKAKGYKVIGMTASGADEIAKAKKDYALDIDFYFCDGTALKTVERANPSIVVLHKGTIVQKVHYNDVDDLKLSDVAYGI
- the folP gene encoding dihydropteroate synthase, coding for MTINCKGRLIDLEIPKVMGILNVTPNSFFDGGKYKNEDEIISRVDKMLSEGATFIDIGAYSSKPSAEFVTEQEEIDRIVPAIELILKHFPETLLSIDTFRAEIAKASIESGAAIINDIAAGELDEKMFDVIAHYNVPYIMMHMRGNPQTMQSLTQYDDIIKEMLFYFSEKVKKARSLGINDLILDPGFGFAKTTDQNYEVMQKMELFKLLELPVLAGISRKSMIYKTLDITPQEALNGTTFLNTIALTKGAKILRVHDVKEAMECVTLFGKMSL
- a CDS encoding pirin family protein, whose amino-acid sequence is MSNISLIIEERAANIGNFMVGRLLPFREKRAVGPFVFIDHMGPAHLSDHENMDVPPHPHIGLSTLTFLFEGSIMHRDSLGTELEIKPGAVNWMTAGKGIVHSERTPEYLRHSDKMLHGLQIWVALPKELEQMEPNFTHVEADNIPAWEENGVSFKLIAGEAFGKKSPVPVYSPLYFIEIKSKEAQKINIGKDLFGESGLYILEGSIKNGEHTYDPRQILITTEASLCEFEIVANSTVYIFGGEPFPEEHFIFWNFVSSDKNLIEKAKIDWTNQTFPKVPGETEFVPLPEPRIR
- a CDS encoding adenosine deaminase; translation: MTRIITLFCIFIAQIGFSQSAESYLEKIRNNEALLTAFFQQMPKGGDLHHHFSGSIYAEPLLERAIAEDFYLNLETMAVSKTKPEKGNWENFSSLKSKGKLDYYQQQVMQTWSIKDYNGSVPSDDQFFDSFMKFEPTIAGHFAEGMLELKKRAIAENVLYIETQLSTIPCDMNVSDLTGFNSKLRQAAEQKDEKAVMKLLDELYKSFQKKDAKKYALDFNNNFIAKLHKDLKIDDDKFTMRYQNFVLRFMDPVDLFKNLTIAFISANESKLVAGVNIVSPEHGENSMKDYWLHMVMFKYCHSKFSDVKYTLHAGELTLGLVQPEELTWHINDAIYVAGANRIGHGVDIAYEANSYDLLKYMSKNNIPIEINLASNEFILKVKENRHPFTLYKEFNVPIVISTDDAEF
- the rlmH gene encoding 23S rRNA (pseudouridine(1915)-N(3))-methyltransferase RlmH; amino-acid sequence: MNIKLIAIGKTDNKSLQTLIDDYTKRLSFYIKFDLEIIPDIKNVKNLSESQQKEKEGELILSKLSATDQLILLDENGKTFSSVGFSEELQKKMNSGVKTLVFVIGGPYGFSETVYKKAQGKVSLSLMTFSHQMVRLFFIEQLYRGFTILRNEPYHHQ
- a CDS encoding DUF1599 domain-containing protein — its product is MKNTSQEFDNVIAVCRTLYINKMKDYGSAWRILRLPSLTDQIFIKAQRIRSLQENDVRKVDEDEKGEFIGIINYSIMALIQLELGVADQPDLDVEKATELYDAKVKLTKDLMEAKNHDYGEAWRDMRVSSLTDLILQKILRVKQIEDNKGKTLVSEGIDANYQDMINYSVFALILNPINK
- a CDS encoding GNAT family N-acetyltransferase, whose protein sequence is MEIQQINDTRRGYFEAVEDGKEAGKMTYTWAGDSKFIIDHTEVSPDFNGKGVGKKLVMAAVDYARANNVKIIPLCPFAKSVFDKVPEIHDVLFS
- a CDS encoding DUF2750 domain-containing protein; the protein is MFKNHIDIKLKHKKFIKEVCETEIVFALKSKNGFATSYSNEFEDEDGEPIGIICFWSKEIMAKICAKNEWDDYHPAKQLIYLIFLRIGVLACITMDCWLEQTLINTFLAMKVRAII